In one Acidobacteriota bacterium genomic region, the following are encoded:
- a CDS encoding exodeoxyribonuclease VII large subunit, whose amino-acid sequence MDATEQRKIFSVYELTAEIKRSLDQFGILWIQGEISNFKRHSSGHLYFSLKDGRAQIRAACFRNHNMYLKFRPEDGMEVIVRGRLGVYEPRGDYQFIAEYMEPVGQGSLQLAYERLKEKLLLEGVFDQARKKPLPILPRKVGIVTSPTGAAIRDMLRVLKRRNASIDVLIYPARVQGAGAAGEIAEGIRCLDGRSDLDVLIVGRGGGSIEDLWAFNEETLARAIHGCRLPLISAVGHETDFTIADFAADVRASTPSAAAELVSAAREELLGRVTGLRGRLDQSMRRGMDTRRLLVERLARSRAFAVAPGRIRDLQQRFDEGNLRLCQAMRRHGSALRQRERVLSARLGSVDLSRFIRHERETLAEGQRRLAAAVAGVLRTGRSRFEIAAGRVHALSPLAILGRGFALCRDRNGEIVRDAAAVAPGDPVRVTLARGELDCRVEAVNL is encoded by the coding sequence GTGGATGCGACGGAGCAGCGGAAAATATTCAGCGTTTATGAACTGACGGCCGAGATCAAACGCTCCCTGGATCAGTTCGGCATTCTCTGGATCCAGGGGGAAATTTCGAATTTCAAGCGCCATTCCTCCGGCCATCTCTATTTTTCCCTCAAGGACGGGAGGGCCCAGATCAGGGCCGCCTGCTTCCGCAACCACAACATGTACCTCAAGTTCCGCCCCGAGGACGGGATGGAGGTGATCGTGCGCGGCCGGCTGGGCGTGTACGAACCGCGCGGCGACTACCAGTTCATCGCCGAATACATGGAGCCGGTGGGGCAGGGGTCCCTCCAGCTGGCCTACGAGCGGCTGAAGGAGAAGCTCCTCCTGGAGGGGGTGTTCGACCAGGCCCGTAAGAAGCCGCTCCCGATCCTCCCACGGAAGGTGGGGATCGTGACCTCCCCCACCGGGGCCGCGATCCGGGACATGCTGAGGGTGCTCAAGCGGCGCAATGCCTCGATCGACGTGCTGATCTACCCCGCCCGGGTCCAGGGGGCGGGGGCCGCCGGGGAGATCGCCGAGGGGATCCGCTGCCTGGACGGCCGGTCCGATCTCGATGTCCTGATCGTCGGGCGCGGGGGCGGTTCGATCGAGGACCTCTGGGCCTTCAACGAGGAAACGCTCGCCCGCGCCATCCACGGCTGCCGGCTTCCGCTGATCTCCGCGGTGGGACACGAGACCGATTTCACCATCGCCGATTTCGCCGCCGATGTGCGGGCCTCGACCCCCTCGGCCGCGGCCGAGCTGGTATCGGCCGCGCGCGAGGAACTCCTCGGGAGGGTGACGGGGCTCCGCGGCCGGCTCGATCAGTCGATGCGGCGGGGGATGGACACGCGCCGGCTCCTCGTCGAGCGCCTGGCGCGCAGCCGGGCCTTCGCCGTGGCCCCGGGCCGGATCCGGGACCTCCAGCAGCGGTTCGACGAGGGAAACCTCCGGCTCTGCCAGGCGATGAGGCGCCACGGTTCCGCGCTCCGGCAGAGGGAGCGGGTGCTGTCGGCGCGCCTCGGGTCGGTGGACCTGTCCCGCTTCATCCGGCACGAGCGGGAGACCCTTGCCGAGGGGCAACGGCGGCTGGCCGCGGCGGTGGCGGGCGTGCTCCGGACGGGGCGGTCCCGGTTTGAAATCGCCGCGGGCCGGGTCCACGCCCTGAGCCCGCTCGCCATCCTCGGCCGGGGGTTCGCCCTCTGCCGTGACCGCAACGGGGAGATCGTCAGGGACGCCGCGGCCGTGGCCCCGGGGGACCCGGTCCGGGTCACCCTGGCGCGGGGGGAACTGGACTGCCGGGTGGAAGCCGTCAACCTTTAA
- the xseB gene encoding exodeoxyribonuclease VII small subunit, translated as MEPKVKDFESALQSLEDIVARLEAGDLALDRSLELFEEGVKLSRYCSAKLDEAERKVEILAKNPEGEMEATPFEEAPEV; from the coding sequence ATGGAACCGAAGGTCAAGGATTTTGAATCCGCGCTGCAATCGCTCGAGGATATCGTCGCCCGTCTCGAGGCGGGGGATCTCGCGCTCGACCGCTCCCTGGAGCTGTTCGAGGAGGGGGTGAAGCTCAGCCGCTACTGCAGTGCCAAGCTGGACGAGGCGGAGCGGAAGGTCGAGATCCTGGCGAAGAACCCGGAAGGGGAAATGGAAGCGACGCCGTTCGAGGAAGCCCCCGAAGTCTGA
- a CDS encoding polyprenyl synthetase family protein, with protein sequence MDIKEYFSNARAEVDARLDRLLPAEGEAPSIIHRAMRHSVFAGGKRVRPVLVLASGESVHGNHDCLLHLGAAIEMMHTYSLIHDDLPALDNDDLRRGLPTCHKVFGEAIAILAGDALMTRCYQLLADLPGVGDGSRVRIVREIACATGTVDGMIGGQVADLESEGKPFDAKTLEYIHHSKTGALLRACVRSGALAAGAAGRELEALDRYGSAIGLVFQIVDDILDVTATSQALGKTAGKDVRAGKATYPALYGIDASRRKARELVDSALEEIRGFDGGADALRALARYFLQRTA encoded by the coding sequence ATGGATATCAAGGAATATTTTTCGAATGCGCGGGCAGAGGTCGACGCCCGCCTGGACCGGTTGCTCCCCGCGGAGGGGGAAGCGCCCTCGATCATTCACCGGGCGATGCGCCACTCGGTCTTCGCCGGGGGAAAGCGCGTGCGCCCCGTACTGGTGCTGGCTTCCGGCGAAAGCGTGCACGGGAACCACGACTGTCTCCTCCACCTGGGGGCGGCGATCGAGATGATGCACACCTACTCCCTGATCCACGACGACCTCCCCGCCCTGGACAACGACGACCTGCGCCGGGGGCTCCCCACCTGCCACAAGGTATTCGGGGAGGCCATCGCCATCCTGGCCGGCGACGCCCTGATGACGCGGTGCTACCAGCTCCTTGCCGACCTGCCCGGGGTCGGCGACGGCTCCAGGGTCCGGATCGTGAGGGAAATTGCGTGCGCGACGGGGACCGTCGACGGGATGATCGGCGGGCAGGTGGCCGACCTCGAGTCGGAAGGGAAGCCGTTCGACGCGAAGACGCTCGAATATATCCATCATTCCAAGACCGGGGCTCTTCTGCGGGCGTGCGTCCGCTCGGGCGCCCTGGCCGCCGGCGCCGCGGGCCGGGAACTGGAGGCGCTCGACCGTTACGGGAGCGCGATCGGGCTGGTGTTCCAGATCGTGGACGACATCCTGGACGTCACGGCGACGAGCCAGGCGCTGGGAAAGACCGCGGGCAAGGACGTCAGGGCGGGGAAGGCGACCTATCCCGCTCTTTACGGCATCGATGCCTCCCGGCGCAAGGCGCGGGAACTGGTCGACTCGGCCCTCGAGGAGATCCGCGGCTTCGACGGGGGCGCCGACGCCCTGCGCGCCCTGGCCCGCTATTTCCTCCAGCGCACGGCCTGA
- a CDS encoding TlyA family RNA methyltransferase, translating to MKCRIDQLLVERGLAESRHRAQALVLAGQVLADERKIGKPGQQVDPGAAIRILGRLPYVSRAGAKLEGALGHFGIEVRGRVSADLGASTGGFADCLLQNGALRVFAFDVGRGQLDWKIRSDPRVVVRDRFNVRNLGPGDLPGDVSFVCMDLSFISVTKILPALGRALDSAGPPSEPGADEARVVDVVVLVKPQFEAGRGEVGKGGIVRDPGVRARALGAVKDSAAAAGYGVVGDTVSPLPGAGGNLEFLLYLRWTKGLLSR from the coding sequence ATGAAGTGCCGCATCGATCAACTGCTGGTAGAGCGCGGGCTGGCCGAGAGCCGGCACCGGGCCCAGGCCCTCGTCCTGGCCGGCCAGGTGCTGGCCGACGAACGGAAGATCGGGAAGCCCGGGCAGCAGGTGGACCCGGGGGCCGCGATCCGCATCCTCGGCCGGCTCCCCTACGTGAGCCGTGCGGGCGCCAAGCTCGAGGGGGCACTGGGGCATTTCGGGATCGAGGTGCGGGGCCGGGTCTCCGCCGACCTGGGGGCCTCGACAGGGGGATTCGCCGATTGCCTGCTCCAGAACGGCGCCTTGCGCGTTTTCGCCTTCGACGTGGGCAGAGGGCAACTGGACTGGAAGATTCGGAGCGACCCGCGCGTCGTCGTGCGCGACCGGTTCAATGTCCGCAACCTGGGCCCGGGGGACCTGCCGGGGGACGTCTCCTTCGTCTGCATGGACCTGTCCTTCATTTCCGTCACCAAGATTCTTCCCGCCCTGGGCCGCGCCCTGGACTCGGCCGGCCCCCCCTCGGAGCCGGGGGCGGACGAGGCCCGGGTGGTCGACGTCGTCGTGCTGGTCAAACCCCAGTTCGAGGCGGGCCGGGGGGAGGTGGGGAAGGGGGGGATCGTGAGGGATCCCGGGGTGCGGGCCCGGGCGCTCGGCGCCGTAAAGGACTCTGCGGCCGCCGCCGGCTACGGCGTGGTCGGGGACACCGTTTCCCCGCTGCCCGGCGCCGGGGGGAACCTCGAGTTTTTATTGTATCTTCGTTGGACAAAGGGGCTATTATCCCGATGA
- a CDS encoding NAD(+) kinase produces MGMVLKKQDARVRDVVCEILPWLEARGVEVVLEQDSAEHVVVDAAVASPDTLAARVDALIVLGGDGTLLHAARLIGSSGVPIIGINLGSLGFLTEVKLDEMYTALEELIAGRYDIEERMLLDVEVIRDEGSIARYRALNDAVINKGALARIIDLEVSANSQPVLLTRSDGLIISTPTGSTAYSLAAGGPILYPTLDAIIIESICPHSLTNRPLVIPDRLELRVCLRRGQDVYLTVDGQVGMPLRPQDCLRIGRAGTSLKLMLPFGNNFFKLLREKLGWG; encoded by the coding sequence ATGGGAATGGTTCTGAAGAAGCAGGACGCCAGGGTGCGGGACGTGGTGTGCGAGATCCTCCCCTGGCTCGAGGCGCGGGGAGTGGAGGTGGTGCTCGAGCAGGATTCGGCCGAGCACGTCGTCGTGGATGCCGCCGTGGCCTCCCCGGACACCCTGGCCGCGCGGGTGGACGCGCTGATCGTGCTGGGGGGGGACGGGACCCTGCTGCACGCGGCGCGCCTGATCGGCTCGAGCGGGGTGCCCATCATCGGGATCAACCTGGGATCCCTGGGGTTCCTCACCGAAGTCAAGCTGGACGAGATGTACACGGCGCTCGAGGAGTTGATCGCCGGACGCTACGACATCGAGGAGCGGATGCTTCTCGACGTCGAGGTGATCCGGGACGAAGGGTCGATCGCCCGTTACCGGGCGCTGAACGACGCGGTGATCAACAAGGGCGCCCTGGCCCGCATCATCGACCTCGAGGTGAGCGCGAACTCCCAGCCGGTGCTCCTGACGCGGTCCGACGGGCTGATCATCTCCACCCCCACCGGATCCACCGCCTATTCCCTGGCGGCCGGCGGGCCGATCCTTTACCCGACCCTGGACGCCATCATCATCGAGTCGATCTGCCCCCATTCCCTCACCAACCGGCCGCTCGTCATCCCCGACCGCCTTGAACTGCGGGTGTGCCTGCGCCGCGGGCAGGACGTCTATCTCACGGTGGACGGCCAGGTCGGGATGCCGCTCAGGCCCCAGGATTGCCTCCGGATCGGGCGGGCCGGGACGTCCCTGAAGCTGATGCTCCCGTTCGGGAACAACTTTTTCAAACTGCTGCGCGAAAAGCTGGGCTGGGGGTAG
- the maf gene encoding septum formation protein Maf translates to MATGRSAGDACPAEQTGKEGGGRREWVLASASPRRHEILARLGLRFSVDPSGMTEPPRDPAESPAAYALRVARLKARETGARHPGALVLAADTIVVLDDDILGKPEGRSGARAMLGRLGGRWHEVLSGISLLDTARGALHSTCGRARVHFRALSREEVEWYLDTGEYRDKAGAYGVQGYAALFIDRIEGCYFNIVGFPVAAFEALCREAGVDLRSHLATGQADPPTPSPAFRAAV, encoded by the coding sequence ATGGCCACGGGACGATCCGCCGGGGACGCCTGCCCGGCTGAACAAACCGGGAAAGAGGGCGGGGGCCGGCGGGAATGGGTCCTGGCCTCCGCCTCCCCGCGGCGGCACGAGATCCTGGCCCGCCTGGGGCTCCGGTTCTCCGTCGACCCGAGCGGCATGACGGAGCCCCCCCGGGACCCGGCAGAATCCCCCGCGGCCTACGCCCTCAGGGTTGCCCGGCTTAAGGCCCGGGAGACGGGCGCGCGGCATCCGGGCGCCCTGGTGCTGGCGGCCGACACCATCGTGGTCCTCGACGACGACATCCTGGGAAAACCGGAAGGGCGCTCCGGGGCGCGCGCCATGCTCGGGCGCCTCGGCGGCCGCTGGCACGAGGTCCTTTCCGGGATCAGCCTGCTCGACACCGCGCGGGGCGCGCTGCACTCGACCTGCGGCCGCGCGCGCGTTCATTTCCGCGCCCTGTCCCGGGAGGAGGTGGAGTGGTACCTCGACACCGGGGAATACCGGGACAAGGCGGGGGCCTACGGCGTCCAGGGGTACGCCGCGCTCTTCATCGACCGGATCGAAGGGTGTTACTTCAATATCGTGGGGTTCCCGGTCGCGGCCTTCGAGGCCCTCTGCCGCGAGGCCGGGGTCGACCTGCGCTCCCACCTCGCCACCGGTCAGGCGGACCCGCCTACCCCCAGCCCAGCTTTTCGCGCAGCAGTTTGA